The genomic region CCATGGATCCGGGTGCCGGATGCGCTGGCCGCGCTGAGTCCCCTCTCGATTCGTTTCTGGGATGATCCCTCTCGCCGGCTGAAAATGGTCGGCATCACCGGGACCAACGGCAAAACCACGATCACGTATCTTTTGGAATCCGTCTTTCAGGCCGCCGGATGGAAAACCGGAGTCATGGGGACCATCAATTACCGCTTTGGAAAAGACCTGATCCCGGCGCCGAACACGACCCCGTTTGCCAGTGAGGTTCAGCGCTTCCTGGCTCGCATCGCCGAGGCCGGCGCGCAGGCGTGCGTCATGGAAGTTTCGTCGCATGCGCTTTCCATGGGCCGAGTTGAAGGGGTTGATTTTGACGTAGCTGTCTTCACAAACCTCACCCAGGATCATCTCGATTACCATCGAACCATGGAGGAGTATGGGTCAGCCAAAACCAGGCTGTTTGCCTCCCTGAATCCGCAATCGCCCAAATCGACACCCAAGCGCGCGGTCATCAATTTTGATGATCCTCAGGCCAGCCGCATGGCGGAGGCGTCCCGCGTTCCAATCTTGCGCTACCGCCTCAACGGGCCGGCGGATATTTTTGCCCAGCGCCTTTCATCCGACGCAAACGGGAGCCGCTTTGAGGTCCACAGTCCGAAGGGAACGTTTCAGGTGAAACTTCCGTTATTGGGAGAGTACAACGTCATGAATGCGCTGGCGACGGTGGGCGCGGCTTGTGCGCTCGATCTTCCGGCCCCGGCGATCCAGACGGGTCTTCAAAACGTGCCTGGTGTTCCGGGCCGGGTGGAGCGAATCCTGGCCGGACAACCGTTTACGGTTGTCGTGGATTATGCGCATACCGAAGATGCCCTGCGAAAAGTGATGGCCACCCTCAAACGCTTGAATCCCAAACGACTGATTACTGTTTTTGGCTGCGGGGGAGACCGTGACCGCACCAAGCGGCCTCTGATGGGGGAAGCGGCGGCCGAACTCAGCGATGAAGTGATCGTGACGTCGGATAATCCGCGCAGCGAAGACCCGGGTCGCATCGCGCTCGATGTGGAGGTGGGACTGCGCCGAAAGCCTTCGGCCCGGTATCAGATTATCCTTGACCGCGAAGAGGCGATTGCCCAGGCCATCCGTCTGGCACGGCCCGGAGACATCCTGCTGATCGCCGGAAAAGGCCATGAACATTATCAGATTATCGGAACACGCTCCATTCCGTTTGACGATCGCGAGGTCGTCCGACGAATCCTTTCGGGCGCTTCCCAGTCATCGTGACGCTCACCCTCCGTCAATTTCTCTCGGCCACAAGCGGGTCCCTGATCTCCGGAACGCCGGATCAGCCGGTAGGACCGGTTTCGATTGACAGCCGCACCCTACGCTCCGGCCAGACGTTTATTGCGCTGCAAGGTCCTCACTTTGACGGGCACGACTATCTGCGCACGGCCGCGGACCGGGGGGCTTCGCTTCTGGTCATTCAGACGCTGGATGCGCGGGCCGATTTCCGGCCGATGCATATTCCGGATCTGATTCAAGTCCCGGATACGCTCAAGGCACTCCAGCAGTGGGGACGTTTTGTCCGGCAACAAACACCGGCAACCGTCATCGGGGTGACCGGCAGCAACGGCAAAACCACGACCAAAGAGATGCTGGCCGCCATTCTCCGGCGCTCCGGCAAAACGCTGGCCACGCGCGGCAATCTCAACAACCATATCGGCCTGCCCCTCATGTTGACGGAGTTGGAGCCGGACCATCGTTTTGCGGTCATTGAAATGGGAACCTCAAGAAAGGGCGACATGGCGGTGCTGGTGGAGGCGGCTCTTCCGCGCGTCGGGCTGATCACCAATGTCGGCAAAGATCATCTGGCCTTTTTGGGGTCGCCGGAGGGCGTTCTGGCCGAGAATCGACTGCTCTATGACCGGCTGCCGGCAGACGGGATCCGTATTGTGAATTTGGATGACCCTCTCTTAAAACCCCTGGCCACGCAACTCCCTGGGAGAGTCATCACCTACGGCAAGGATTTGAACGCGCAGGTGCGCGCCGAAGCGGTCGTTCCGGGCACCCCGCTTCGCTTAACACTCGTGCTGGAAGGAGAACCTTACCCGGTCACGCTGCAGACCTCCGCAACGATTCAGGTTCTCAATGCGCTGGCCGCCGCGGCCACCGCGCATGCGTTGGGCATTCCTCCGGCGGATATCCTGACCGGATTGGCGTCGTTCAAAGCCGCTGCTATGCGCTTGCAGGTCCATGAACAACCCAACGGTAGCCTGTTGGTGAATGATGCTTACAACGCTAATCCTTCGTCGATGCGGGCGTCGATCGCCAGCTTTTGCGAAACCTATTCGGACCGCAAACGCTGGGTCGTGCTGGGCGACATGCGGGAACTCGGCGTCCTGGCCCGGCAGGAACATGAAGAGCTGGGACACTGGCTCGCGCTGCAGCCGCTGGAGCGGGTCTGGCTCTACGGGCGCGACACGCGGTTTATTGAATCCGCCTTACGATCCGCAGGAACGCGAATGGCGGTTGATCGCTTCCGGAAAAAACGTTATCTTATCGAAGCGCTTCAACGGTCGCTGGAACATGAGCGGCCGGCTGTTTTGTTCAAGGCTTCCCGTAGCATGCAACTGGAAAAGGTGATCGAGCCTTTATTATCCGATTCGGTGAAGCCATCACCCCCGAGTGTCTCTGTCGGGGGTCCATCATGATGTTAACGACTCATTAGATCCCCCGCCAGTGACTGCGGGGGATGACGACAAGGGGTCCTAATGCTTTATTACGTTTATCTTTTCAAATCATCCTTCTCGCCGCTCAACGTCTTCCAGTACATCACCTTCCGTTCAGCCGGAGCGTTTCTCACCGCGCTGGTCATTAATTTTCTGGTGGCCCCGGCGATTATCCGCTGGCTGCGCGCCCAACGGGGGCATCAGGTCCGTGCCGAGGTCCCGGCCCAGCATAAGGTGAAAACCGGTACCCCGGCCATGGGCGGAATCATCATTTATCTGTCGATGATCGGTTCCTGTTTGTTATGGGCCCGGCTGGATGACCGGTTTGTCCTGCTGCAGTTTGTCTGTTGCACCGTGCTCTTTTTGATCGGCTATACGGACGACTACCTGAAAAAGCTGGAAGGGCGCAAGGACGGCCTGAACCCGAGCGTCAAAATGTCCGCCCAGTTGCTCCTCGGGCTTTTTATAGCCGGTTATCTCTACATGAATCCGCCCAACCTCTCATTCCCCTCGCACT from Elusimicrobiota bacterium harbors:
- the murF gene encoding UDP-N-acetylmuramoyl-tripeptide--D-alanyl-D-alanine ligase; protein product: MTLTLRQFLSATSGSLISGTPDQPVGPVSIDSRTLRSGQTFIALQGPHFDGHDYLRTAADRGASLLVIQTLDARADFRPMHIPDLIQVPDTLKALQQWGRFVRQQTPATVIGVTGSNGKTTTKEMLAAILRRSGKTLATRGNLNNHIGLPLMLTELEPDHRFAVIEMGTSRKGDMAVLVEAALPRVGLITNVGKDHLAFLGSPEGVLAENRLLYDRLPADGIRIVNLDDPLLKPLATQLPGRVITYGKDLNAQVRAEAVVPGTPLRLTLVLEGEPYPVTLQTSATIQVLNALAAAATAHALGIPPADILTGLASFKAAAMRLQVHEQPNGSLLVNDAYNANPSSMRASIASFCETYSDRKRWVVLGDMRELGVLARQEHEELGHWLALQPLERVWLYGRDTRFIESALRSAGTRMAVDRFRKKRYLIEALQRSLEHERPAVLFKASRSMQLEKVIEPLLSDSVKPSPPSVSVGGPS
- a CDS encoding UDP-N-acetylmuramoyl-L-alanyl-D-glutamate--2,6-diaminopimelate ligase, whose translation is MSKTLSSIIDHLPARVSGKTDILIDDIVFDSRQVKPGSLFVAIRGAHEDGNRFIPAAIAAGARAIVSDQEPLSAAVPWIRVPDALAALSPLSIRFWDDPSRRLKMVGITGTNGKTTITYLLESVFQAAGWKTGVMGTINYRFGKDLIPAPNTTPFASEVQRFLARIAEAGAQACVMEVSSHALSMGRVEGVDFDVAVFTNLTQDHLDYHRTMEEYGSAKTRLFASLNPQSPKSTPKRAVINFDDPQASRMAEASRVPILRYRLNGPADIFAQRLSSDANGSRFEVHSPKGTFQVKLPLLGEYNVMNALATVGAACALDLPAPAIQTGLQNVPGVPGRVERILAGQPFTVVVDYAHTEDALRKVMATLKRLNPKRLITVFGCGGDRDRTKRPLMGEAAAELSDEVIVTSDNPRSEDPGRIALDVEVGLRRKPSARYQIILDREEAIAQAIRLARPGDILLIAGKGHEHYQIIGTRSIPFDDREVVRRILSGASQSS